TTAAGAAAGGAAATAAACATGTTAGAAAGACGGTAATTATTGTCACCATCATACTTCTTTTATCAACACATGTATCCTCCACGGGAAACAGTTTTATTCAAGCCCTGGACATGTCATTCTTGTGGGGCTAGATCTCCCAactgtgtatatatatatgaggaGGGCTCAGCTTACACTCTTCTAAATCTTACACTCTTACACTCAATCTAAaccattgattttattttaatccaATGGCTCTAATATGTTTCAATTATTAAAACACATCCTATGCACCTTCCTCCTTCTCAATCCTTCCGTATCCTTCCACAGTTTCCTTGCCGTGCGCTACTCGCATCATCAATCTATCTTCCAAGAAACCTCACAGAGGATTTCTCGCTTCTGGAAGCCCGTTTTTCTCTGCTGCGAATTTCTATCTGTGTCTTTGGTTCAATGCTATCAGAAGGAAACAAAACAGTAGATGTATAGTGGTCAAAGGATTGTTTGATTATTAATTAATCTTTGAGAAGCCATGACCTGTTTTCTCCTAAGCTTTTTGTCATGAATGGCAGCTAAGTAATATCACACCAATTCCAACAGGATTATACTCATAAAGCTGCTTATGTTAGCTTATGGATAAGCGCTTATACCTACTTATaacctattttgagcttatttcataAGCTACCAAAATGAGCTTATGCGCTTAGTGCTTAttgttctaacttctaagtgCTTAATTACGATGTTTACTCAAACACACCCTATATCCAACATACCTTCCGATAATTCAACAGAAGGTCTCCGTTCCTTTACCCACTGATAACTCTGTGCAAGTCTCCATCCTCTAGACTTCATCAAGTACGCTATCACAATAGCTGGTGACCTGCCAGAGGATAAATGTAATTCAGAGAAACTTATAACATTTGCAAGGCTGCAGTACAAAAACCACAGAGAATTCCTTGTCATACTTTTTTGGACCCCAACTAATTCAAATTAACTAGTGCATTGCAGGAATATCTTACCTACTCTTTCCTGACATGCAATGAACCAGAACACGCTCCTTTTCCTTCTCACATTGCTCTGCATAACAAGAAATGTAGTGAGAGCATGTTCATATAAAGCTAAAGCCTCATAAACTGGGTACTATAGGTTATGATCAAGTATCCAATGATAAGTTGCAGGACCTACATCCACTTTTACAATACAAGCTAACAATCTCAAGGCGTAAACATTTCTCCCCAAGAAGTATTAAAAACCATGGAAAAAAAGATGGGGTAAGTTAGGGGGGAACAGGTGAAAAGCATATTAAGGGAATATCGTGATATACAATGGAAATTCGTCAGTATTATCCCGAATTCATCAAGGCATATACAttgaattaagattaaaatagAAGAGCAACTGACCCACAAACATGGTTATCAAATCATAAATCAAAATGTGAGAAGGGGAGGAGCGTCTTTTCTGAATCATGAATAAAACATATGAGATTATGAGAATCATAAGATCCATGATCAACTACTAGAAATATCATAAAATATCCTTTGaaaacaataattttttaaactGTGTAAAAGTATAATaatttcttcatttccttcccaTGCACACTAATTAATGACCCAGAGCAATCCCGATCTAGCTCAAGAACACGATTTGGTGAGATGGCGTAAGATCAGTTTTTGCTCATAAAATTAGTGCGATCTCACCATGTCGGACCAAAAACGGATTTCAGCCACTTAACTTGTGAACTGATTGCTGAAACTCATGTTTCTCTCAACCCTAAATGGTAGTTTTAACCAGTGTTTCTCTCCTTTCAACCCTATTTCATGCATTTCTTTCATTCGAAACCATCCTTTTTATTGTTCCTTCTCTGCGCCTGTATTTCTCATCTAATCCACAGCTTTGATGTAGCCAATCTCTGGTGTGTGTTTTCTAATGTGATTTTACAATGGCTAAAGTAGATTGGCAAGATGGTTCCTACATAGCGAAAGGccttaggaggaggaggaggaagaagaagatagaaTACTAAGAAAGTGAAAGTGTACAAAGCATCGTAAACAATGAAAAAGGATCTGTTTTCATTCTCTTAGAAGAACAATAACAATCAATCACTATGAAAGAGAAGCCCCTGCAACATATCTTACAAGAATAAGAAACACACCCTTTTTCACACATAGCAAAAAGCCAAAAACTATGAAGGAGAAGTGCATAAAGCAGATCATGTACCTCTTCTTTTACATCCAAGGTTTCCTGATTGTAACACAATTATTCAATTTAATGGAAATGCGTCATAGCACTTAAACTCTATTATGACATGGGGGAGCCAAAGTAAACTTTCAATGCTTAAAAAAGTAATAGACAGCATAATGTTATCAAGTACTTGAGAGTGATACAGCTAAAAATCAATCTTCAATAGCATGTATAACTGTATAAGTATCACGTTTGAtaggtatttataaaaattataaaccAAGTATGAGTTAAGAAAAACTCCATAGCAAatgaaaatcataaattaacaaGGAACATACCTAAAAGTTTATTTGCTTCATCAAATGACAAAGTTTTGTCATCTGGGAGGCAGTGATAGGTAAATGAGTTCTTGTACAGATTTTGACATGAAGGGACAGTCTGCACAAGcagaagtaaaaaaattaaaaagcacTCAAACATCAGAAATATAAAGTAAACCATTTATGTGTCTTCAAATAACACCTTAAACTTGAGATAGTTTCACAGCAAAGTATCATATCCTCTATGTCTATAACCAATTAGTATAGAGTCCAATCCTTGACACCTCCACCCTTTAAAtgaaaaatcttattttgagcCCCTCAAacttgaaaaagcttaaaaattGAACACATTGCACACCATTTGACTTCTCTATTCAATTATTACATCCCCTAGATATCCAgttaaaactaatttatttcCACCAAACATACAACATATGCAGAAGTTACAAGTTCAATCTTATAAGTTTCAAGTTCGACACACacatagaagaagaagaagaagaagaagaagaagaaagaaacctaACCACACAACCAATTTATATTTCCAACAAGTAAATACTCAAATAAATCCATAAAAGATACAAAACCAATCACATCACACCCTCAATAACAGAAATTTTGTCGTAGCCTGTAGTCGGCCAAATTAGTCCCGGAATATGTATTTCGTCAATCAAATTCCGATACGTGTCCCTACTCCCTTGGATAGGTACTAACTTGAATGACAAAATGCACATTCAAAGTCCTCATTTACAGACTAATCTGACCAATGTTGCATCTTACATAAATTAACTTTAATGATTTACTCTTCTCAGAATCTATTAGCTATCAACATTTAAATGTCTAACTAGGCATCATCCCCATCACACATTGGCCACACCTATaactgaaaagtgaaaagtgaaaaccatACCACCTACAAATTATTCAATTATTAATACTCACATCTCAAACAATACACAACAATCCAAACAtacatcaccatcatcattaaGCAGAGGCAACCAATCACTGAAACATTCAAGTTTCAAATATAATCATCAAttcaataaaaagttgaaacacAATCTTACATTGAGGATACGTGAAATCCCCTGAGTCTTCAAAAGCTCAGCGCGTGCAGCGTTATCATAGCTTCCAAGATAAAGAAACTCCGGCAGAATCACCGACGGAAAAGCGCTACCTTGTATCGGAGTTTTCTCTGATCCAACCGGAATCCGATGACCACAAATCCCACAAACTTCCCCTTCTTCATACTTGTGATAGTGCCCACAAACCGAACAAGGATTCTCCCTCTCTCGTTTCCTCATATTCGATTCAAAACCGCGATTTCCTCCAAACCCAGATCGCGAAACGCCGCAAAAACCGCTGGGTAAACAAGGGTTCGAAGAAAACCGATGAAAAATCAGATCTTTTTCAAGAGTGAAGAATACCCAGAATATAAAACCGATTCAAATCTCGAAAATCGATGCACCCAGATCGAGATAAGTGAAAATCAGTAGAGATTGATGATAAAGATTAGAGCTTTGCAAAGAAAAAGAGATGGGGTGGTGGTCGCAaagtgggaagaagaagagagaagggTTGGTAACTGTAGAGAGAGAAAGACAAGTGATTTTATAAGGAAGTTTCGTAACTAGGTGATGAAAAAATAACGTTATCAATTTAGGATTTAGGTTAGGTTATTTCAATTCCAAATCATGATGATAGAGAggtgaatatttttttggttttggtttgttAGATTTTGAGGGCATCATCATCATGAAAGATTCTTGGTTGGCACGTGAT
This is a stretch of genomic DNA from Lotus japonicus ecotype B-129 chromosome 1, LjGifu_v1.2. It encodes these proteins:
- the LOC130733513 gene encoding protein-tyrosine-phosphatase IBR5, with the protein product MRKRERENPCSVCGHYHKYEEGEVCGICGHRIPVGSEKTPIQGSAFPSVILPEFLYLGSYDNAARAELLKTQGISRILNTVPSCQNLYKNSFTYHCLPDDKTLSFDEANKLLEQCEKEKERVLVHCMSGKSRSPAIVIAYLMKSRGWRLAQSYQWVKERRPSVELSEGVNQQLQEYEQMIFGSVDGGSSLPPTLPPSLSFGFPKINDSAPLPAFNPGGTPSIFARAPSDIAPAEFTFGAGPNGSCPPPQPTPTPPNPNGDYGWMTFGQGRLPN